The following proteins are co-located in the Colius striatus isolate bColStr4 chromosome 6, bColStr4.1.hap1, whole genome shotgun sequence genome:
- the LOC104560700 gene encoding alpha-1-antiproteinase 2, which produces MKSVFYKILLLAGIHTVAHSQLFTDHNNRHEPNEPKPHMHHGGEAVACLKLVPNNADFAFELFKEVALEAPNENIFFSPVSISSAFAMLALGARSTTQTQILEGLTFNLTEIQEKEIHEGFHNLIHMLSDPENGVQLNMGNAIFLTEKLKPLKKFLDDAEALYQLEAFTTDFKNPTEAEEQINDYIERKTYGKIKNLIKDMDPQTVMILTSFVFFKGNWEKPFKPEHTEEREFFVDAKTTVKVPMMHQIGRFDFYFDKELSCTVVRLHYNGSATAFLVLPAEGKMKQLEQTLVKEIIQEWSDHLFQRLVSLYFPKFSISGSYEITKTLSKMGIVDVFTDHADLSGITGTSELKVSKVVHKAAVDVDERGSEAAAGTAGEIMQLSLPPIIEFNRPFLMLIFDRDTNSTLFIGKIVNPTVTS; this is translated from the exons ATGAAGTCCGTGTTCTACAAAATCTTGCTACTAGCTGGGATTCATACTGTTGCCCATAGTCAGCTCTTCACCGATCACAACAACAGACATGAACCAAATGAACCTAAACCCCACATGCATCATGGAGGTGAAGCAGTCGCTTGCCTCAAACTAGTGCCAAACAATGCTGACTTTGCTTTTGAGCTTTTTAAAGAGGTTGCACTGGAAGCACCTAATgagaacattttcttctctcctgtaAGCATCTCCAGTGCATTTGCAATGCTAGCCCTAGGGGCTAGATCAACCACCCAGACTCAGATCCTGGAAGGACTCACCTTCAACCTTACAGAGATTCAGGAGAAAGAGATACATGAAGGCTTTCACAACCTCATCCACATGCTGAGTGACCCTGAGAATGGGGTTCAACTCAACATGGGAAATGCCATCTTTCTAACAGAGAAGCTGAAACCTCTGAAAAAGTTTTTAGATGATGCTGAAGCTCTATATCAGCTGGAGGCTTTTACCACTGACTTTAAAAATCCCACAGAGGCTGAGGAGCAGATCAATGATTATATAGAGAGGAAAACATATGGGAAAATTAAGAATTTGATCAAGGACATGGATCCAcaaactgtaatgattctgactagctttgttttttttaaag GCAACtgggaaaagccttttaaacCAGAGCATACCGAAGAAAGGGAATTCTTTGTGGATGCTAAAACTACTGTGAAGGTCCCTATGATGCACCAGATTGGAAGATTTGACTTCTATTTTGACAAGGAGCTGTCATGCACTGTAGTACGACTTCATTATAATGGGAGTGCTACTGCGTTTCTGGTTCTGCcagcagaagggaaaatgaaGCAGTTAGAGCAAACTCTGGTCAAGGAAATCATCCAGGAATGGTCAGACCATCTCTTCCAGAG GCTGGTGAGCCTCTATTTCCCCAAATTCTCTATTTCTGGGAGCTATGAAATAACAAAAACCCTTAGCAAGATGGGAATTGTGGATGTGTTCACGGACCACGCAGACCTCTCTGGCATCACCGGCACCTCCGAGCTGAAGGTTTCTAAA GTTGTTCATAAGGCTGCTGTGGATGTTGATGAGAGAGGTagcgaggcagcagcaggaactgCTGGTGAAATAATGCAATTGTCTCTTCCTCCAATCATTGAATTCAACCGTCCCTTCCTCATGCTAATTTTTGATAGAGATACAAACAGTACACTCTTCATAGGAAAAATAGTTAACCCAACTGTCACTAGCTGA
- the SERPINA10 gene encoding protein Z-dependent protease inhibitor encodes MKTGIYLLLLSEVCAEITKIDIKPKKEFPKKEKEFNFLERKKNVSISEEWHHDTNIYKTSEDLGLEEFTLYNFTEKTANFGFNLYRKIAMTHDNNIIISPLSVSALMTAYTLAARGETLRQIVKSLTLQALKDTVDCHHLPALFKQLKDNITMNEELLLVQGSLSFIQKEFRLKESFLNVSKQYFDMEFLRVDFQNFTQAKFVINQNINKRTKGKIPELFEELDRHNKLLLVDYIVFKGKWVYPFNSKFTEMETFHINKYRSVQVPMMFKSDKVNSTFDENLRCTVIKLPYKGKAHMLIVIPEKEGDYLSLEDHLSTDLVETWLANMKIRKVDISLPKFKLEQKYKMKKLLHALGIKNLFTRTADLSHLTDQEYIAVSQVVQKAVIEVDEEGTQATAASGSEITAFTVPPVIKADRPFLFMIFEETFRTLLFIGRVVDPTEM; translated from the exons ATGAAAACAGGAATTTACTTACTTCTTTTAAGTGAAGTATGTGCTGAAATCACTAAGATAGACATCAAACCAAAGAAGGaatttccaaagaaagaaaaagagtttaatttcttggaaagaaagaaaaatgtcagtatTTCTGAAGAGTGGCATCATGATACAAATATTTACAAGACTTCTGAAGACCTAGGTCTCGAAGAGTTCACTCTTTACAACTTCACTGAAAAGACTGCAAATTTTGGATTTAATCTCTATAGAAAAATTGCAATGACACATGATAACAACATAATAATTTCTCCTCTATCTGTATCAGCACTCATGACTGCATATACACTGGCAGCCAGAGGGGAAACTCTCAGACAAATAGTAAAAAGTCTAACCCTCCAGGCTTTGAAGGACACAGTGGATTGCCACCATTTACCAGCTTTGTTTAAACAACTGAAAGATAATATCACAATGAATGAAGAACTTCTCCTTGTGCAAGGTAGTCTTTCTTTTATCCAAAAGGAATTCAGACTCAAGGAGTCTTTCCTCAATGTATCTAAGCAGTACTTTGATATGGAATTCCTGAGAGTGGATTTTCAAAACTTTACACAAGCAAAATTTGTCATAAATCAAAACATTAACAAAAGGACCAAAGGAAAAATCCCGGAGCTTTTTGAAGAGCTTGACCGTCACAATAAACTGCTACTTGTGGACTACATTGTTTTTAAAG GCAAGTGGGTCTATCCATTCAATTCCAAATTTACAGAAATGGAGACTTTCCACATAAACAAATACAGGAGCGTACAGGTGCCCATGATGTTCAAGTCAGATAAAGTTAATTCAACTTTTGATGAGAACTTGAGATGCACTGTCATAAAGCTACCCTACAAAGGGAAAGCACACATGCTGATTGTCATCCCAGAAAAGGAGGGAGATTACCTTTCACTTGAAGACCATTTGTCTACAGACCTTGTGGAAACCTGGCTTGCAAATATGAAAATCAG aAAAGTGGATATTTCACTTCCAAAGTTCAAACTAGagcaaaaatataaaatgaagaaattgctTCACGCTCTTGGAATCAAAAATCTCTTTACACGAACCGCAGATCTTAGTCATCTCACAGATCAAGAATACATAGCAGTTTCACAG GTTGTCCAAAAGGCAGTAATTGAAGTGGATGAAGAAGGAactcaggccacagcagctagTGGGTCAGAAATAACCGCATTCACGGTGCCTCCTGTCATCAAAGCAGACCGACCCTTCCTTTTTATGATTTTTGAAGAAACTTTTAGAACATTACTGTTCATTGGCAGGGTGGTTGATCCAACAGAAATGTGA